The sequence GCAAGATAGAACCGAAACGTGAAGAGATGATTCAAGCGGAAAAATCCGGTGACTTTTTACGAGCAGCACAAATAGCAAGTGAAATTTTAGCCCTAGAGAGACAATGAAGAATTGACAGGATGTACCTAGGGAGGAGGGAGTCGAATTATGGCGAACGATCAGCATACTGAACTGGAAGCAGAATTTACTTTGGATGAGGTTAAGGATCAGCTAATTGAGAATGGCAAAAAAAGATCATCATTGAATTACAAAGATATCATGGAGAAATTGTCGCCGTTTGATCAAGACCCTGAGCAGATGGAAGAGTTCTATGAGCAGCTCAGTGATTTGGGGATTGAAGTTGTAAACGAGAATGATGAGGAGGTAACGACTCTTCGGCCGAGTGAGGACAACGAGAATAACGAAAGTGAAGAAAGCTTTGACGATGATTTGTCACTGCCACCGGGAATTAAGATTAACGATCCTGTTCGTATGTATCTGAAAGAAATTGGTCGTGTTCCCTTGTTGTCGGCAGACGATGAAGTTGAGCTTGCGATGAGAATTAAGAATGGTGACGAAGAAGCAAAGCGGCGGCTTGCAGAAGCGAATCTACGGCTCGTGGTAAGTATCGCTAAACGTTATGTTGGACGCGGTATGTTGTTCTTGGATCTAATTCAAGAAGGTAATATGGGTCTGATCAAAGCGGTAGAGAAATTTGACCATAACAAGGGCTTCAAATTCAGTACCTATGCCACTTGGTGGATCCGTCAGGCCATTACCCGGGCGATTGCAGACCAAGCGCGTACTATTCGTATACCGGTGCATATGGTAGAAACCATTAATAAGCTAATTCGTGTCTCCCGTCAATTACTGCAAGAGTTGGGACGAGAGCCTTCACCTGAAGAAATCGCAGCTGAGATGGAGCTGACGGTGGAGAAGGTCAGAGAAATCATGAAGATTGCTCAGGAGCCGGTATCACTCGAAACACCAATTGGTGAGGAAGATGATTCTCATCTGGGTGACTTTATTGAGGATCAGGAAGCCTTGGCTCCGGCTGATGCGGCCGCTTATGAATTGCTGAAGGAACAGCTGGAGGATGTACTGGACACGCTCACAGAGCGCGAAGAGAATGTACTCCGTTTACGCTTCGGCTTGGATGACGGACGGACGAGAACGCTTGAGGAAGTGGGCAAAGTGTTCGGTGTAACTCGGGAACGAATTCGCCAGATCGAAGCCAAGGCGCTGCGTAAGCTGCGCCACCCTAGCCGAAGCAAACGGCTTAAGGATTTCCTCGAATAGGATTTAAGAACTGGACCTTCTGCTGCACAGTGGCAGGAGGTTCTTTTTAATATAACGGATGGAAAATATTGCAATGACTCAAAACTGACCTTTTATGCCTGGAAAGAGGGATGAACTGTTGAATTTGGAGAAACGTGACATCATATTAAAAGAAATTCAGTATTGGAGAAAGAGCCGGCTGTTGCCTGAGCAGTATTGCGATTTTTTGACCAATATTTATGACGATGAGGCAACAGTTAAGGATAATAATCCGATTTCGTTACATAATTTACAGCAAGGAAGCATCAAAATTTGGCTGTTTGGTTTTGGAATAATTTCCTTGATTTTCTTGATTAGTCTTTATTTTAGCGTTTTTCCCTGGCCTTTGCAACTCGCAACAGCCCTCTCTGTCTTAATCGTTTGTTATGGATATTCAGCAGTTTTGAGGGATCGGCAAAAGGTCTTCAGCCTTATGCTAGCAGGGATTGCCAGCATATTAACCCTTGGATTTGGGTTATGGATAATTGAGCTGCATCATCTTGATCCGTTGTTCTGGAGACCTATACTAATCGGATTCTGTGGGCTGCTATGGTGCGTTCTCGGCTTTATTCTCCGCATCGGACTTCTTAATTACTGCGGCTTTGCCTTCTGGGGTTTATTGTATGGAGGATTCTTCATCAAGATTCGTCCAGACGCTTCTATGCTTGAGCTGGAGCTGCTCTGGCTGCCACTGTGTGTGCTTATGGTATGGCTGAGCTGGCTTTTGTATCACCGGGTCAGTGGGGTTGCAGGGGTCTATTTTGGAGTTGGAGCAACGCTGTGGATCATGCCGGAGATAGACGCTCTTCTGCTCAGACAGGGTTATCCGCAGTGGGTATCATTTTTGTTATTATCTAAAATTGCGGTAGGCTTGGCTCTGCTGTTCCTGTTTCGGAAAAAATGGATAACGTGGGTGACATCATGAATAACGTGAAATTATCAGATCGGCTTCAGTGTGTACTGGAGCAAATTCCACAGGGAAGCAGACTGGCTGACATCGGCTCAGATCATGCTCTGCTGCCTGTGGCTGCTGTCGAAAGCGGTAAGGCTGTATTCGCTATTGCTGGTGAAGTAAACCAGGGTCCCTATGAAGCGGCCTGTAAAGGGGTTGCAGAAGCCGGGAAGGGTGCTGTGATCTCCGTGCGGCGCGGGGATGGACTTGAGGTGCTGAAGCCCGGTGAGGTGGACTGTATCTCCATTGCCGGAATGGGCGGGGCATTGATATCCGCTATTTTGGATCGTGGTCAGAGCCAAGGTAAGCTACAAGGGGTCAAGATTCTGGCACTCCAGCCGAATGTTGCTGAGGATATTTTACGCCGTTGGCTGTTGAATAATGGTTGGATTCTTGTTGCCGAGAACATCCTTAAGGAAGATGGCAAGCTTTATGAAATCCTGACAGCTATGCCCGAGGATGCTGCACCCGGGATGACAAATGACCATCTATACAGTGACTTGGCGCTGGATGGAGGGACTGTAATCTGCAACCGGGAACTGCTGATCGAGATGGGACCTTGGCTGTTGCGGGCACCTAATGCTGCTTTTTTTGCCAAGTGGCAGGGGGAGCTTAGTAAGCTTGCAGGCATACTGGCTTCACTATCCCGCTCAGAGCTCGAAACAGCGGAAGAGAAACGAAATGTAGTCATGGCGCGGATCAAGCAAATTACGGAGGTGCTGCAATGCTTGCCAAAGGACAAACTGTAATTCAATATATGGAACAGCTGGCTCCGAAGCATGTAGCGGAGGAATGGGATAAGATAGGCCTGCAGCTTGGCAGTCTGCAAAAGGAAATCACCGGCTTACTGGTGGCACTTGATGTGAACGATGAGGTCGTAGAAGAAGCGATCAGTCTTGGCTGCAATCTAATTATTGCCCATCATGCGATTATTTTTCGGCCGCTACAGGGAATTCAGACGGATACTCCGGCAGGCAAGCTATATGAGAAGCTGATTAAGAATGACATAGCGGTTTATATTAGCCATACCAATCTGGATGTGACTGAGGGCGGAATGAATGACTGGATGGCGGAGGCTATTGGGATTGAGAACGGGGAACCCATCAAGGATATTCATACAGAACAGCTGTCTAAGTTGGTCGTGTTCGTCCCGAAGGAGCAGCACCAAAAGGTCCTTGATGCTATTCTGAGCGCCGGAGCAGGCTCGATCGGTAATTACAGTCATTGCAGTTTCAATATCGAGGGATATGGTACATTTATACCGCGCGAGGGCGCAGAGCCCTTTATCGGGGAGCAGGGTAAAATGACAAGAGTCGAGGAAATTCGCATCGAGACCATTGTTCCGCTTGCCATCCGCAATAAAGTGGTACAGGCGATGCTCAAGGCGCATCCTTACGAAGAAGTGGCTTATGATCTATACTCTATGGATTTAAAAGGCCGCAGTCTGGGACTTGGCAGGGTAGGAAAGCTGAAAGAGCCTACTACGTTGGGACAATTTGTTGAAACAGTTAAAAGCGGACTGAAAGTGGATAAGGTACGTGTGGTCGGGGATTTGGAACGTCCTATTCGTAAAGCCGCAGTGCTCGGCGGTTCAGGTGGGAAATTCTATAGCAACGCCATTTTCCGTGGTGCAGATGTGCTGGTTACCGGCGATATTGATTACCACACGGCCCAAGATGCCTTGCTGGCGGGAATCGCTCTGATTGATCCAGGGCACAATGCGGAGAAGATTATGAAGGTGAAGGTCGCCGAATGGATGACCGAAAAGCTGGTTGAACATAAGTATGATACAGGTGTGTATGCTTCCAAGGTGAATACAGAGCCCTTCAATTTCCTATAACTCCATCTATTTGCACTTGTGTGGAGTTGCAGATGTCTGTATAATATGTAATGTTGTTCGGAAAGTTTGACAGACAATCGCCGGTGATTCGTCACGGGAGGAAAGTCCGGGCTCCTTAAGGCAGGATGCTGGATAACGTCCAGTCGGCGCGAGCTGAAGGATAGTGCCACAGAAATGGACCGCCGATGGCCACCTTAGGGTGGCACAGGCAAGGATGGAACCGAGGTGTAAGAGACCCCGAGGAACGCTGGTGACTTCGTTCCTGGTAAACCCCATCTGGAGCAAGACCTAATGAGACGCCGCTGATCCTTAATTGGAGGAAGCAGCCTTCGCCTGAGGCGCGTCTAGGTTGGTCGCTGGAGCTGTGCAGTAATGTATGGCCTAGATAGATGATTGTCGCTTATGGTGGGAGGGTAGTTCCCGTTTGAACCACGACGAGCACAGAACCCGGCTTACGGCAAACTTTCCTAACTGCAACTTTTTACCTTTTTATTAAACAGAACAACAAATCCTTACAGTGAATACTAAATGGCGACTCTTCCTTGGAAGGTCGCCTTTTTTCTGTTCTTTTTTTTGACTAATGTGATAGGTGTAAGCTTTCTTTATACATCAATAACGCTTGCTCCAATCGCTGTACAGCTATGGGAATCAGTTGAGGCGGAGTATGGGTGAAATTGAGGCGCATCGTGTTCTTCAGTGGCTGCGCCGAATAGAACACTTCTCCTGGAACAAAGGCAACCCCCTGATCTACAGCGAGGGGCAATAGATCAGCAGCATTAATATCTGCGGAAAGTGTCAGCCACAAGAACATGCCGCCCCGCGGCTCGAGGAAATGAGCACCCTCCCAAGCGCGTGAGGTGAGCTCACCAGAGAGCAGTTTCATCCGAGAATGATATTCCCGGGAGATCACACGGATATGCTTCTCTATGTCGAATTGCTGCAGCAACTCATCCAAGGCGCGCTGATCAATAGTGCTGGAATGCAGATCTGCGGCCTGTTTTGCCTTGGTAATGACCTTAATTAACTCAGAGGGGCCGACAATCCAGCCGGAGCGTAGCGCCGGGGCAACAATTTTGGAGAAGGTTCCCGTATAGACGACACAATAATCTCTGCCATAGCTTCTGTCGATCGCAGCTAGTGAAAGGGGATAAAGCTCCTTATCTTCATCAAACATAATTTCTCCATAGGGATTATCTTCCAGAATAAGAACGCCGTACCGACGACATAACGCCACTGTCTGCTCGCGCCGTTCCTTGCTCCAGGTTGCCCCTGACGGGTTGTTGAAGGTAGGAACAGCGTACAGTAGTTTCGGCCGGAGCCTGCGCAGCTTATCCTCCAAATCATCTGGCAGCATGCCTTGTTCATCATTATCTACAGTCTGAATATCGGCACGGTAGGAGCCAAGCACCTGCAGCGCTGCCAGATAAGTAGGAGCTTCTACTAGGACGGTGTCACCGGGATCGATCATTATTTTGCATAACAGATCTATCGCTTGCTGCGAACCTGTCGTCAGGATCATTTCTGCTGCTGTGACAGGGATTCCTTGTTTGGTAAGTCTTTCAGCAATTTTATCGCGCAGAGGAGTGAAGCCCTCGGTCAATCCGTATTGTAGCACTGAGGCATCGGCAGAGAGCACACGGCTGTAAGCGTTACGAACCGCCTCCAGAGGGAATAAATCTTCTCCAGGTAGTCCACCGGCCAGTGAAATAATATTCTTACCTTGAGTAACCTTGAGAATTTCGCGAACTGCTGAAGATCCGAGATGATTGGCTGTCGTTGAGTAATTGATTTCCATAAAAAATTGCTCCCCACCCTATCGATTTTGATGTATCATAACGGCATTGCAGCATAACAGTAAAGCGTTAAATATAACAGTGGGGGAGAAGGCAGATGCACATCGATTTAAACCGCAGTAGCAGTAAATCCTTGCCGCAGCAAATTTGCGAAACACTATCACAGCGGATTTCATCGGGATTGCTACATCAAGGCGCTCAGTTGCCTTCAGTTCGAAGTCTGGCTAAGTCTCTTAAGGTAAGTCAGGTTACAGTGAGCAAGGCCTATGCTGAGCTTGCAAGGCGCGGAGTTATTAACTGTAGTCAGGGAAGAGGCTGCTTTGTTGCCGAAACCGAAGATAAACAGAGTCCAGAAGGTGCGGGCTGGCAAAATAAATACGATGACTATTTACCGAGAGCACAGCTGTGGCGGAACTTTGATTATTCAGAAGTGAAATATCCATTTCATCTGGCGGCGATTCATAGCGAATTACTGCCTTTGGATTATATTGGAGCCACTATGGCCTCGTTAGTGACGAAACAGCCAGAGTTGATGGCGACCTATGGTAATTTTCAGGGAGATCTTGAGCTGCGAGAAATGATGAGCGGACACTTGCAGTCGCGAGGAATTGCACTGACCTCAGCTGACCTGATGATTACGAGCGGAACCCAGCAGGGGATAGATCTGGTAGCACGCACCTTTGTTGGCCCTGGGGATACCGTCTATCTAGAGGCCCCAAGTTACACAGGAGCGATTGATGTTTTTGCTGGGCGAGGTGCGGAAATGATCTTTGTGCCTATGGATAGTGAGGGGATGAGAGTGGATCTTCTTACCAAAATGTGTGACCAAAGACCGCCCAAGCTGATTTATACATGCCCAACCTATCAGAATCCAAGTGGAGTCACAATGAGCATGACAAGAAGACAGCGTCTGCTGGAGTTAGCCCGCAGCTATAGCTGTCTTCTTGTAGAGGACGATCCGTTCAGTGACTTGTATTTCCACACCCCCCCACCTCCTTCCATTAAATCCATGGATTTGGATGGACATGTAGTCTATATGAAAAGCTTCAGCAAGGTGCTCGCTCCGGGCTGTCGAATTGCCTGCGTAGCGGCTGAGGGGAACATTTTATCCCGTCTAATCGCCGCTAAATCCGCAAGCGATTTGGGCAGTCCATTGCTTACGCAGCGGGCCGTGCTTCCGTTTATTTCTAAGAAATATGACGCGTATGTCGGACAACTACGCAACGCCCTGCGCGGACGTATGGAGAAGGCTGCCAAACTGCTGAAGGAATATGCTCCGCCAGGTGTAAACTGGGTCCTGCCAGAAGGAGGGCTTAGTCTCTGGCTGGAGCTTCCCTCTGCTCTAGGAGTGGCAAGACTGCATGAGCTGGCTGAACGTGAGAGCATTTCCTTTCTACCCGGCGATGTCTGCTACGCTGGCAATACTCCTTCCCGTCACATCCGCCTCTGTTATTCACAGATGAATGAAGCGGATATGGAACATGGGTTGAGATTATTTCTAAGGCTGTTAAGCAGATTTCTGACCTAAAGCTTTCAAAAATTCTTTTCTAATCTCTGCTTCAATTGATTCAATTGCAGGCGAACATGCTGTGGCCATAGCTGGAGCGGAACGGGGCTGCCGCTCGCGGCTTGAAGTGTTTTTAAGACATCTATCTGGCCCCAGCCGTAATATTTATCATGACCGGGATCCCCGAGATCGATGGCATTTTTCGTCATAAGCGCCATGACTTCTTTATTGGTCAAATCTGGGTTTAGCGAACGAACCAACCCAGCCAGTGCCGCCACATGCGGGCTCGACATGGATGTGCCAGACAAAGCCGCATACTGGCTTTCCGGATACGTACTGGCTATGCTATCTCCAGGGGCTGCGACATCAATATAATCGCCATAGTTGGAGAAAGAGGCTTTTTCCAAAGAAGCATTAGTTGCGGCAACCGCCAGAACCTCTGGATAGGCAGCCGGATAACCGGGGCGCTCCGTGTTATCATTACCGGCAGCAGAGACGATGACAACATCGCGGTCGTAGGCATATTTTATCGCGTCATGTAGAAACTGTGAATCAGCATAATTGCCCAGACTGAGGTTTATCACCTTCGCATTGTTGTCTGCTGCCCATATGATTCCTTCCGCCACGGAGTATGTGGTGCCAGCTCCCGAGTTATCAAGGGCTTTAACCGGTAGTATTTTGTTGTACCAGCTAATTCCTGCTACGCCTTCGTTGTTGTTGACCAAAGCTCCGATGATGCCTGACACATGAGTACCGTGCCCGACATCGTCATCTGGCGTTGATCCTTTAGTGATGGCGTTATAGCCAGCAAGAAGCTTTCCCTTCAAATCCGGATGACTGGCCTGCACCCCTGTATCCACAACTGCCACAATTACCTCTTTACTTCCTTTGGATAAATTCCAACCCAGCTCTGTCTCAATTGCCGGTAAGTTCCATTGATAGGTGGAGAATAATAGGTCATTGGGGGTGACAGTCCCTACTGGTTTTTTGTTCACTGTATCATTGGTTAAATACATATAGTGAGGTTCGGTATAGGCTGGATGCCACTTATTAACGAAATAAGTCTTAAGCTGGCTATAATTCATCTGGTCCGCACGGAAAATATAAGCATAGCCTAGCTTGCGCGGCTGCTTGCAGTGAATATCTGCGACTATCGTCTGCAGCTGCCCTCTCGTTGGATGACCATTTTGGAAACGGACGACGATTTCATTCTCATAAAAATGACTGGCATTCTCATTATCATGACCTGTCTTGACAGTGATATCGCTAAGGGTATCGGTATGAACGGATTCCACGCGGTACTTACCTTCTTTGGGATATGGGATCAGTCGCAGATTCTTGAGTTGGTGCTCGGCAACACGATCCAGGATCTTTTGGTTAATAAGGGCAATGACACCAATATTTCCTGTTTTGTCGCGTTGTGCCATAAAGTAATACTTGTTCTTACCGATAATAAATGATGGGGATTCATACGATTGATGCCCCTTTAGAGCAGCTTTTGCTGTTTTTAGATACTTTAGCAGCTGCTTATTCTCCTGATCGGTTCCTTCTGGAAGAGAAGATTGAAAGGTTTTAGTGGTATGAGCGTGAAAATCGATCCACATCAGCATGGTGATATGCCCGTGCCCCTGCTGCAGGCGTTTTGCATACACTGCAATATCCTGAGGTGAGGCTCCATGGGTTTCGGCGAGCATAGTGCTTAAATGTTTGCTGACATCCACTCTATTCAGATGGTCGGTAGCGCTGACATCCTGAACCAGCGCAGTTTTCTTTAATGTTTTTTCCTGGGGGGGATTAGGCACGGCAACAGCTTCTCTCTGCGTGACATTTTCGGCAGGCCGAAGTGCGAAGGTTAGCAGAACTACCGTGAATGCTGCGGTAACCAGACCGGCGACAGTTAAATTTTTACGTGACATATTTTCCGCTCCTCCATGGCATTTTAATATCAGTAGGTTGAGAAGAGGGAGCCTATTTTATGCATTACAGAAAAGGATACCGTCGTCCAGTGTTTTATGATAATATCAGATTAGTATATCTTTCCTGAATTCGCTTTCTATATTGCAAGAAAGCGGTCGGCGAGGAATGATTCACATCCATCGTTAATTGACTACAAGAGCAGGGAATAATAAGGGGGAGCAATCGCCATGTCAGCAACTAATGTGCAGAAATTGTGCGAAACTACAAGAGAAAAGCTTAAATTTGCAATTGAGAAAATGGAACTTTTTCTGAATCAGCATGCGCTGCCGCAGCTTGTAACGGAGCCAAATGAAGAGGAACTGCAGTTTTATCAGGGTTACCTGTCCGATCTTCGCCATTTGCTGGTTTTCTCGGAGATGTCTTACGAGAAGCTCGGCGTAGCGTTGCGTCGTGCTACATTCGATGAATCCTTTGCGCAGAGAGCGCTTTATAATGTATATCATTATGGTGTTAATAATTTCTTTTATCCAAAGAATGAAAGCTATTCCGAAGATGGACGTTATGCCTATACAGGACAGGATGCGATTCGTTTCCGCAAGAAGCCAGTGCGTCCAGCGCGCGATATTATTCTTGAAATCACCAAATCGTATGAAGAGCTGCGTGACGACCTCAATTATTATGAAAATGATTATTTAACTGAGAAGCGTATGCAAAATCAGGTGTAAAATTTAATTCGTTAGAGAAATGAAGAGTGAAGGATTAGAACTTGTCATTTAAAGATGACGGGGACTGATCCTTTTTTTTGTTCACTAACATCAACTGGAAAAGCTTCCGTGGCATAGAGAAGAAATCGGTCGGACATAATGAAGCCGAGGTGATAATGATGACTCCAAAAACATTAGTGAAATGCAGCGTAAGCAACTGCAATTATTGGGGAGAACAGAATTTATGCAAAGCAGATGAGATTATTATTGAGATCGATAAGCATGCAGGCAGCGGCTTTAAAGAAGAATTTGCCGAAGAAATGACTGGCCGTAACCATCACGATCATGCGGTGACCTCATCTGCAACCTGTTGTTTGACGTTCAAGCCGAACTCTTAGGAGGCCGCCCATGGACTCACGAAAAGGAAGACCCAAGAGAATACAGAGCTCCTCTGATCCGAAAAAAATTATTCTCCGCCCCCGGAGAGTAGACTATCCCCGCCAGGACAGAGAGCACAGTGAAGAATATGCAGCAGAAGTAAGCCCACTTCCAATGCATGTTCGCAATCCGGCAGCCAGTGAAGCAACAGAAGTTAGCGAACCTAAAGAGGTGGGTACTGAACACCGGATGATGGGTTATGTCGGTCTTGCCTTTGGGATTGTGTCGTTGTTTATCTGGTCTATAGTTATAGGCCCGATAGCTGCTGTGGTCGGTTATTACGCATATGCAAAAGGACAAAAAACCGCTGGCGCATGGGCAATGGGTCTGGGAATAGTAGCTACACTCAGCTATTTCGTTATGATACCTTTCGCTCGTTAGACAAATAGCCGATGGTTGGACAAATAAAAAACAGGCTTTAAGACCTGAATATACGGGTCTGAAGTCTGTTTTTTAATTCAATGATCTAGCAAAACTCTTGAATAAATTGTAATATTAAGGAGTGATTTAAATTTAAATGGAGTTATCCAGTGATATAGATTCAACAGGAAGAAGGGATTTGCCAGCATGGAGATCAATCCGGCTTTGGCTAATGGGTTAGGTGAGCTGAAATGGGTGAATTTGAAGACTGCATCTCTGAAGAACGGCTCGGATAAGGATGCTCAAATATCGGGATCTTCGTCGTCCCAATTTGCAACACTACTGAAGGATATGTCTTCGCAATCAGTCAGCAGTGATAGTGCAAACTCATTAACCTCTCTCGCAGATGCATCCTCAGCCAGCAACCTATTGTGGCAGCAGCTCAGTGGAACGGGCGAGAGCTCATTTGATAACATTTCCGGGGAAATACAGGATACGAAACCAAGTGATTATGAAGAACTAATTCAGACAGCAAGCGCCAAATATGGGGTGCCGGTTGATCTCATCAAGGCGGTAATAGATACGGAATCCTCCTTTAATCCGAATGTTGTCTCATCGGCGGGAGCTAAAGGATTAATGCAACTGATGGATGGAACTGCGAATGGACTAGGCGTTTCTGATCCGTTTGATCCTGCTCAAAGCATAGATGGCGGTGTTCGTTATTTATCCTATCAGCTGAAGCGATTTGACGGTCAGGAGAAGATGGCGCTGGCAGCCTATAATGCTGGTCCAGGTCGTGTATTGAAATTGGGAGTGAGTAATGATCAGGAACTGATGGCGAATTTATCACAGCTTCCTAAAGAAACACAAGCCTATATTTCCAAAATTGAACGCGCCCGCGCCGAATACGCGGTATAATACAAAGGATCAAACGGGAACAATCCATGGCCGCGTTGGTGGCGGCCGGAGCCTGTTTGGTCCTTTTTCAAAAGATAAGTGTATATATGTTTCACACGATATATTATGCTTATATTTCTCGAAGAAACGGATACCGTCCCTAAAAGGACGGCGAAGCCGTTTCTTCTTGCCGTAATTAAGCACAAGACAAAGGAGATTGTCTATATATGCTTTACTGGGATTATGCTGCAGCTACGCCGCCTTATGAAGAGGTGGTGCAGACGATGGAGCAAATAATGAAATTACATTATGCAAACCCTTCTTCACTACATCGTGCAGGAGCAGAGGCGGGTAAATTGATCAGACGTTCACGTGAAGTTTGCGCTGCTGCATTAGCCGTGAAGCCCGAAGAGCTTCTGTTTACCTCTGGAGCTACGGAGAGCAACAACCTTGCTGTAAAAGGTGCTGCGCTGCAGTACGAAGGAAGAGGGCGGCACATTGTCACTACAGAAATAGAGCATCCTTCTGTGTATGAGAGCTGTGTACAGCTGCAAAAAAGAGGCTGGGAAATTACATTTATCAAACCGGAACAGACTGGGATTGTTGATCCTGCCCGTGTGGCGCAAGCAGTCCGCCGTGATACTGTGCTTGTCAGCGTCATGCATGTTAATAATGAGATTGGGGCTGTACAGCCGCTGCGAGAGATCGGCAATCTAATTAAGTCCTTGAATTCACGCGTTTTGTTTCATGTAGATGGGGTTCAAGGATATGGCAAACTGCCAGTTTCACTAAAGGAATGGAAGGCTGATCTCTACAGCTTGTCCCCCCACAAAATTCGTGGTCCTCGCGGTGTCGGCCTTCTTTATGTAAGAGAAGGTGTCATGTTATTCCCCTTGTTGACGGGAGGCTCACATGAGGATGGACTGCGTGCCGGTACGGAGAATGTGCCAGCGATCGTTGCTGCTGCCAAAGCCGTGCGAATGAGTGGTGAGCAGCGAGAAGCCTTTGTCGCTAAGCTTACCCCTTTAAGGGATCGTTTGCTGCATTTTTTACGCGGTATCCCTGAATTTCTGGTGAACAGCAATGAGAATGGCGCCCCCCATATCGTACATTTCTCCTATCCGGGGATGAAGGGCGAGGTAATGGCTCGTAAGCTGGAGGAACTGGGAATGGCGGTATCTACCCGGTCGGCCTGTTCCTCACGGCTGGCGGAGCCGAGTCGGGTCTTATTATCCATGGGTAGGGATGGCTCTGCCGCATCTGGAGGAATACGAATTAGCTTAGGAGATAGTCATACAGCGGCTGATGTCACGGCATTGGAGCAGGCAATAATGACTGCTGTGCAGGCTTTAAAGATTGTAGAAGGAGGCATGAAGTAACTTATGAGAGATATAGAGTCTGAAGGCGTTACTGATGAAGGCAAGAGTATTAATTATGCCGATATGCTGTTATTGCGTTTCGGGGAGTTTATGTTGAAAGGTAAAAACCGCTCCCGTTTCGAGAAAACGGTGCTGCGTCATGTTAAAGAGATAGTTAAACCGTACCCAAATGTTGTACTAACCAAAGAATTCGGCAGAATTTATGTCGAGTTGAACGGTGAGCCGGCAGTTGAAATGGTTGAGGCACTGAAGAATGTATTTGGCATCGCCTCCATTAGCCCAGTTAAGGTATCCCCATCTGAGCTTGCGGAAATTTTGTCTGTTAGCCGCGACTTTTTGACTATTCTAGCTCCTGCTCCTGGAACTACATTCAAGGTTAAAGCCCGCCGGGTATGGAAGGGCTTCCCACATGGATCTCTTGAAATGAACAATCTGGTAGCCACTCCGCTGTTGCAGGGCTACCCTGGACTTATCGTTGATGTGAAATCCCCTCAGTTGGAGATGAAAGTCGAAATCCGTCAGGGGAATACGTATATTTTCTGCGAAAATATTGCTGGCATCGGCGGATTCCCTCTTGGAACCAATGGCAAGGCGATGCTCCTGCTTTCCGGTGGCATTGACAGTCCGGTAGCCGGTTGGTCTTCGATGCGCCGGGGTCTGGAGGTGGAATGCGTGCATTTTTACAGCTATCCATATACGAGTGAGCTTGCTCGGCAGAAGGTCGTTGATCTTACACGGGTGTTGTCTCGTTATGCAGGGGGAATCAAGCTGCATTTGGTTCCGTTTACAGAGGTGCAGACTGCTTTTACCGGTATCGGACAGGATAACCT comes from Paenibacillus sp. 19GGS1-52 and encodes:
- a CDS encoding PLP-dependent aminotransferase family protein; this encodes MHIDLNRSSSKSLPQQICETLSQRISSGLLHQGAQLPSVRSLAKSLKVSQVTVSKAYAELARRGVINCSQGRGCFVAETEDKQSPEGAGWQNKYDDYLPRAQLWRNFDYSEVKYPFHLAAIHSELLPLDYIGATMASLVTKQPELMATYGNFQGDLELREMMSGHLQSRGIALTSADLMITSGTQQGIDLVARTFVGPGDTVYLEAPSYTGAIDVFAGRGAEMIFVPMDSEGMRVDLLTKMCDQRPPKLIYTCPTYQNPSGVTMSMTRRQRLLELARSYSCLLVEDDPFSDLYFHTPPPPSIKSMDLDGHVVYMKSFSKVLAPGCRIACVAAEGNILSRLIAAKSASDLGSPLLTQRAVLPFISKKYDAYVGQLRNALRGRMEKAAKLLKEYAPPGVNWVLPEGGLSLWLELPSALGVARLHELAERESISFLPGDVCYAGNTPSRHIRLCYSQMNEADMEHGLRLFLRLLSRFLT
- a CDS encoding Nif3-like dinuclear metal center hexameric protein, which encodes MLAKGQTVIQYMEQLAPKHVAEEWDKIGLQLGSLQKEITGLLVALDVNDEVVEEAISLGCNLIIAHHAIIFRPLQGIQTDTPAGKLYEKLIKNDIAVYISHTNLDVTEGGMNDWMAEAIGIENGEPIKDIHTEQLSKLVVFVPKEQHQKVLDAILSAGAGSIGNYSHCSFNIEGYGTFIPREGAEPFIGEQGKMTRVEEIRIETIVPLAIRNKVVQAMLKAHPYEEVAYDLYSMDLKGRSLGLGRVGKLKEPTTLGQFVETVKSGLKVDKVRVVGDLERPIRKAAVLGGSGGKFYSNAIFRGADVLVTGDIDYHTAQDALLAGIALIDPGHNAEKIMKVKVAEWMTEKLVEHKYDTGVYASKVNTEPFNFL
- a CDS encoding class I SAM-dependent methyltransferase; translation: MNNVKLSDRLQCVLEQIPQGSRLADIGSDHALLPVAAVESGKAVFAIAGEVNQGPYEAACKGVAEAGKGAVISVRRGDGLEVLKPGEVDCISIAGMGGALISAILDRGQSQGKLQGVKILALQPNVAEDILRRWLLNNGWILVAENILKEDGKLYEILTAMPEDAAPGMTNDHLYSDLALDGGTVICNRELLIEMGPWLLRAPNAAFFAKWQGELSKLAGILASLSRSELETAEEKRNVVMARIKQITEVLQCLPKDKL
- the rpoD gene encoding RNA polymerase sigma factor RpoD, translated to MANDQHTELEAEFTLDEVKDQLIENGKKRSSLNYKDIMEKLSPFDQDPEQMEEFYEQLSDLGIEVVNENDEEVTTLRPSEDNENNESEESFDDDLSLPPGIKINDPVRMYLKEIGRVPLLSADDEVELAMRIKNGDEEAKRRLAEANLRLVVSIAKRYVGRGMLFLDLIQEGNMGLIKAVEKFDHNKGFKFSTYATWWIRQAITRAIADQARTIRIPVHMVETINKLIRVSRQLLQELGREPSPEEIAAEMELTVEKVREIMKIAQEPVSLETPIGEEDDSHLGDFIEDQEALAPADAAAYELLKEQLEDVLDTLTEREENVLRLRFGLDDGRTRTLEEVGKVFGVTRERIRQIEAKALRKLRHPSRSKRLKDFLE
- a CDS encoding PLP-dependent aminotransferase family protein, which translates into the protein MEINYSTTANHLGSSAVREILKVTQGKNIISLAGGLPGEDLFPLEAVRNAYSRVLSADASVLQYGLTEGFTPLRDKIAERLTKQGIPVTAAEMILTTGSQQAIDLLCKIMIDPGDTVLVEAPTYLAALQVLGSYRADIQTVDNDEQGMLPDDLEDKLRRLRPKLLYAVPTFNNPSGATWSKERREQTVALCRRYGVLILEDNPYGEIMFDEDKELYPLSLAAIDRSYGRDYCVVYTGTFSKIVAPALRSGWIVGPSELIKVITKAKQAADLHSSTIDQRALDELLQQFDIEKHIRVISREYHSRMKLLSGELTSRAWEGAHFLEPRGGMFLWLTLSADINAADLLPLAVDQGVAFVPGEVFYSAQPLKNTMRLNFTHTPPQLIPIAVQRLEQALLMYKESLHLSH